In Panacibacter ginsenosidivorans, the following proteins share a genomic window:
- a CDS encoding cation:proton antiporter produces the protein MISKLNSTEVLYFLIIVSIVLIAARLLGEICRKFKQPPVVGEILAGIIIGPSLLGSAFPDLFKEVFIANPRAYGAFDGLANIGVIMLMFIAGAEVDLKQIRAQGKQAASISFMGIAFPFALGFLCIWFFHDYIFNVPSTERLIPALFFGTALSITALSVIVKILLDLDIIRTKIGGLVITASMIDDFLGWILFSIIIQLMNAKGETASYYSIGMVLVFVGFMITIGKWLVNQILAFVDKNLGGPASILTAAMCLCMLGAVCTEYLGIRGIFGAFMMGIACGDSKHFSHSIQNLFQHFIVSVIAPLFFASVGLRVNFVANFDLSVVLIILGISCVAKIVGAGIGSRMGGLNKNESLAIAFGMNARGSQEIVLGMAALQAGIIDERIFVGLVVMTMVTILVAGPLMKFYLEKDLKEKELPDTEDEVVIMIDKPEIIMSKN, from the coding sequence ATGATTTCAAAATTGAATTCAACAGAGGTTTTATATTTCCTTATCATAGTGAGTATTGTATTGATTGCTGCACGCTTGCTTGGTGAGATATGCAGGAAATTTAAACAGCCTCCTGTTGTAGGTGAAATACTTGCCGGTATTATCATTGGGCCTTCCTTACTGGGCTCAGCATTTCCTGATCTTTTTAAGGAAGTGTTTATTGCAAATCCAAGAGCTTACGGTGCTTTTGATGGTCTTGCAAATATTGGTGTTATCATGCTGATGTTTATTGCTGGTGCCGAAGTTGACCTTAAACAAATACGTGCACAGGGAAAACAAGCTGCTTCTATAAGTTTTATGGGTATTGCATTTCCTTTTGCGCTTGGGTTTCTTTGTATATGGTTTTTTCACGATTATATTTTCAATGTTCCTTCAACAGAAAGATTAATACCTGCTTTATTTTTTGGAACAGCGCTTTCTATTACTGCTTTATCTGTGATCGTAAAAATATTACTCGATTTAGATATAATAAGAACAAAAATTGGCGGACTTGTAATTACCGCCTCCATGATCGATGACTTTCTTGGATGGATACTATTTTCTATTATTATACAACTAATGAATGCAAAAGGTGAGACAGCATCTTATTATTCAATTGGTATGGTGCTGGTTTTTGTGGGTTTCATGATAACGATTGGCAAGTGGCTGGTAAACCAGATCCTTGCTTTTGTTGACAAGAATCTTGGTGGTCCGGCAAGCATACTTACCGCAGCTATGTGTCTTTGTATGCTCGGTGCTGTTTGTACAGAATATCTTGGCATCAGGGGAATCTTTGGTGCATTCATGATGGGTATTGCATGTGGCGATTCAAAACATTTCAGCCATAGCATTCAAAATTTATTTCAGCATTTTATTGTAAGCGTTATTGCCCCGCTATTTTTTGCATCAGTAGGTTTAAGAGTAAATTTCGTTGCCAATTTTGACCTATCTGTGGTATTGATAATATTAGGTATTTCCTGTGTTGCAAAAATTGTTGGTGCGGGCATTGGAAGCCGCATGGGTGGGCTTAATAAAAATGAATCGCTTGCTATTGCATTTGGTATGAATGCACGTGGATCGCAGGAGATAGTGCTTGGTATGGCTGCATTGCAGGCAGGCATTATTGATGAAAGAATATTTGTTGGCCTTGTTGTTATGACAATGGTAACCATTCTTGTTGCGGGGCCACTTATGAAATTTTATCTGGAAAAAGATCTAAAAGAAAAAGAGCTTCCGGATACAGAAGACGAAGTAGTTATAATGATTGATAAGCCTGAGATTATCATGTCGAAAAATTGA
- a CDS encoding DUF4397 domain-containing protein, whose amino-acid sequence MKKTLFSLLGSLAVVAGVVSCTTKDQNTIPPVATFGVVHASPDAGNVDVYVGGSLAAQNFAYGSDTGYFAVTPGIYTLQVAPTGTTNFVINTNVTFSPATTYSVFAIDSLSAIKAAVVTDSFTTPSTDSVRVRFFHFSPDAPAVDVAIAGGSTLFSNRTFNDQSTNTSYQSFATLAAGTYNLEVRAAGTSTIVLPVPITLEGGKVYTLYAKGFLTGTGTQALGVGTVVHNQSIQ is encoded by the coding sequence ATGAAAAAAACACTGTTCTCTTTGTTGGGAAGCCTCGCTGTTGTTGCCGGAGTTGTTAGTTGTACCACGAAAGATCAAAACACAATACCACCTGTTGCGACATTTGGTGTTGTACACGCCTCGCCTGATGCAGGCAATGTTGATGTATATGTAGGAGGAAGTCTTGCCGCACAAAACTTTGCGTATGGATCTGATACCGGTTACTTTGCGGTAACACCTGGTATATATACATTGCAGGTTGCACCAACAGGCACAACAAATTTTGTCATCAACACAAATGTTACGTTTTCACCCGCAACTACTTATTCAGTTTTTGCAATTGATTCGTTGAGTGCTATAAAAGCTGCTGTTGTTACAGATTCATTTACTACGCCATCAACAGATTCTGTGCGTGTAAGATTCTTTCATTTCAGTCCGGATGCTCCTGCTGTTGATGTAGCAATTGCAGGTGGCTCAACATTGTTTAGTAACAGAACATTCAACGATCAGTCAACGAATACATCATACCAATCATTCGCAACACTTGCAGCTGGTACTTATAATCTTGAAGTAAGAGCTGCAGGCACTTCTACAATTGTGTTGCCGGTTCCAATCACGCTTGAAGGTGGAAAAGTTTATACATTATATGCAAAAGGTTTCTTAACCGGTACCGGAACGCAGGCATTAGGTGTGGGTACTGTTGTACACAATCAATCTATTCAATAA
- a CDS encoding Tex family protein yields the protein MSEFAQPIALKLNIRTAQAEAVLSLFEEGATIPFIARYRKDKTGGLDEVQIQQVQDENKLLKEFTERKVFIEKTITEHDKMTDALQQKINAATTITELEDIYLPYKPKRKTKAQTARENGLEPLALLILEQKEVDLNIEASNYINEKITTTDESLQGARDIIAEMVNEDANVRAKLRKLFGDTATVQCKVLADKEAEGIKYKDYFDFSEPVSKIPSHRILAVLRGFLEGFLRISIAPVEEDALELLEKQYVKGMNASVDQIKKAIKDAYKRLLQPSLETEFRTALKQKADEEAINVFAENLRQLLLSSPLGSKKLLAIDPGYRTGCKIVCLDEKGELLHNDLIYIHEPNKLYDAEYKIRELVKKYDTQAFAIGDGTAGRETEQFIKKLNLGLPVFLVNEDGASVYSASETAREEFPDYDVTVRGSVSIGRRLMDPLAELVKIDPKSIGVGQYQHDVNQTRLKERLDQTVISCVNAVGVNLNTASKHLLSYVSGIGSTLADNIIKYRNENGKFTSRDQLQKVPRLGGKAFEQCAGFLRIKDGDNPLDASAVHPEAYKVVQAMAKEMNADVKSLIGNEALLKEINTKKYVSEEIGELTIKDILNELKKPGLDPRSELEQFEFADIYKIEDVNVGMVVPGVVTNITRFGAFVDIGVKQDGLVHVSEISHKYITDPNEVLKLNDKVQVKVLEVDAIRKRIALSIKQTQNMPAKNERPKFKAQNKKEPQVTEMNINDALSILKKKFGK from the coding sequence ATGAGTGAATTTGCGCAGCCAATAGCATTAAAGTTAAACATCAGAACTGCACAGGCAGAAGCAGTTTTAAGCCTGTTTGAAGAAGGTGCAACCATTCCTTTTATAGCACGCTACCGTAAAGACAAAACAGGTGGCCTGGACGAAGTACAAATTCAACAAGTACAGGATGAGAACAAGCTTTTGAAGGAATTTACTGAACGCAAAGTTTTCATCGAAAAGACTATAACTGAGCATGACAAAATGACTGATGCACTTCAGCAGAAAATAAATGCTGCAACAACCATCACCGAACTCGAAGATATTTACTTGCCTTACAAACCAAAACGTAAAACAAAAGCTCAAACTGCAAGAGAAAACGGTTTGGAGCCTTTGGCATTACTAATACTCGAACAAAAAGAAGTAGATCTTAATATTGAAGCTTCTAATTATATAAATGAAAAAATAACAACAACAGATGAGTCTCTTCAAGGTGCAAGAGATATCATTGCAGAGATGGTTAATGAAGACGCAAATGTTCGTGCTAAACTTCGCAAACTTTTTGGAGACACTGCAACAGTGCAATGTAAAGTGTTGGCAGATAAAGAAGCAGAAGGAATTAAATATAAAGACTACTTTGATTTTTCAGAACCCGTTTCCAAAATTCCTTCACATAGAATTCTTGCAGTATTACGAGGTTTCCTCGAAGGGTTCCTTCGTATATCAATTGCACCTGTTGAAGAAGATGCATTAGAGCTATTAGAAAAGCAATACGTAAAGGGAATGAATGCTTCTGTTGATCAAATCAAAAAAGCGATCAAAGATGCCTATAAAAGATTATTACAGCCAAGTCTTGAAACAGAGTTCAGAACTGCATTGAAACAAAAAGCAGATGAGGAGGCTATTAATGTTTTTGCTGAAAATCTGCGCCAGCTTTTATTAAGCTCTCCTTTGGGAAGCAAGAAACTATTGGCTATTGATCCCGGTTATAGAACAGGTTGTAAAATTGTTTGCCTTGATGAGAAAGGAGAGCTGCTGCACAACGATCTTATCTATATTCATGAGCCTAACAAATTATACGATGCAGAGTATAAAATAAGAGAGCTTGTAAAAAAATATGATACGCAGGCTTTTGCCATTGGCGATGGAACTGCCGGCAGAGAAACAGAACAATTCATCAAAAAATTAAACCTTGGTTTGCCTGTATTTCTTGTAAATGAAGATGGCGCTTCAGTTTATTCAGCTTCAGAAACTGCAAGAGAAGAATTTCCTGATTACGATGTTACAGTGCGTGGCTCTGTAAGTATTGGCAGAAGATTGATGGATCCATTGGCAGAATTGGTAAAAATTGATCCTAAGAGTATAGGTGTTGGTCAGTACCAGCATGATGTAAATCAAACGCGTTTGAAAGAACGTCTTGATCAAACAGTTATCAGTTGTGTGAATGCTGTGGGTGTTAATCTCAACACTGCGAGTAAGCATTTGCTCAGTTATGTTAGTGGCATTGGTTCTACACTAGCCGATAACATTATAAAATATAGAAACGAGAATGGAAAATTTACCAGTCGCGACCAATTACAAAAAGTACCTCGTCTTGGTGGCAAAGCATTTGAGCAGTGTGCAGGATTTTTGCGCATTAAAGATGGCGATAATCCGCTTGATGCGAGTGCCGTACATCCTGAAGCATATAAAGTAGTGCAGGCTATGGCAAAAGAAATGAATGCTGATGTAAAATCACTGATAGGAAATGAAGCATTGCTAAAAGAGATTAACACCAAAAAATATGTGAGTGAGGAAATAGGAGAGCTTACCATTAAGGATATTCTCAACGAATTAAAGAAGCCCGGCCTTGATCCGCGCAGCGAATTAGAGCAATTTGAATTCGCTGATATTTATAAGATAGAAGATGTAAATGTTGGTATGGTTGTGCCTGGTGTAGTTACTAATATCACACGTTTTGGTGCATTTGTAGACATTGGCGTAAAGCAGGATGGACTTGTGCATGTAAGCGAGATCTCACATAAATATATCACTGACCCAAATGAAGTATTAAAGCTTAATGATAAAGTACAGGTAAAAGTTTTGGAAGTTGATGCTATAAGAAAACGTATTGCTTTATCTATCAAACAAACACAAAACATGCCTGCAAAAAATGAAAGGCCAAAATTTAAAGCTCAAAACAAAAAAGAACCTCAGGTTACTGAAATGAATATTAACGATGCATTAAGCATATTAAAGAAAAAGTTTGGCAAATAA
- a CDS encoding UbiA prenyltransferase family protein, whose product MRQIKDWVSLLRIRQYTKNGFVLAPLFFSFSFLNRTLLTTSLYGFFLFSIAASAVYIFNDIFDKKEDAAHPVKCKRPIASGAIKTQIATIIAVLLTLLCLYLSFTLSELFGYMVAIYIFINLLYSVALKRIVILDLMIIAIGFVLRVYAGGFLINVLPSTWLTLMTFLISLILALGKRRDDVMMKNGTEEIIHSYSDGYNIEMLNYSIVAVAGVVIVCYIQYTLSPEIIKHFHNPYLYFNIIFVIAGFLRYFQALFVKKGLSNPSEMILRDRFLQVNIILWLCSFILFID is encoded by the coding sequence ATGCGGCAAATAAAAGACTGGGTGTCATTATTAAGAATCAGGCAGTACACCAAAAACGGGTTTGTACTGGCTCCTTTATTTTTTTCATTCAGTTTTCTTAACAGAACGCTGCTAACAACCTCGCTATATGGCTTTTTCCTGTTTAGTATTGCAGCAAGTGCCGTATATATATTCAACGATATTTTTGACAAGAAAGAAGATGCAGCCCACCCTGTAAAATGTAAAAGACCAATTGCAAGCGGTGCAATAAAAACGCAGATTGCGACAATAATAGCAGTCTTACTTACATTGCTTTGCTTATATCTATCATTTACCCTGAGCGAACTTTTTGGGTATATGGTTGCCATATATATTTTTATTAACCTGTTATATTCGGTTGCACTGAAAAGAATAGTCATATTGGATTTGATGATCATTGCTATAGGTTTTGTATTACGTGTATATGCCGGTGGCTTCCTGATTAATGTTTTACCTTCTACGTGGCTCACATTGATGACTTTTCTTATTTCCCTTATCCTTGCATTAGGTAAAAGAAGGGACGATGTGATGATGAAAAATGGTACGGAAGAGATTATACATTCTTATAGTGATGGATATAATATTGAAATGTTGAATTACTCAATAGTTGCAGTTGCGGGTGTAGTAATTGTATGCTACATACAATATACCCTGAGCCCCGAAATAATTAAGCATTTCCACAATCCCTATCTTTATTTCAATATCATATTTGTAATAGCGGGATTTTTGCGTTATTTCCAGGCATTATTTGTGAAAAAGGGTTTATCAAACCCCTCTGAAATGATATTAAGGGACAGATTCCTGCAGGTAAATATCATTCTTTGGCTTTGCAGTTTTATACTTTTTATTGATTAA
- a CDS encoding HAD-IB family hydrolase: MSTLALFDFDGTITNKDSLLHFTGYAKGKSSLYAGLALLSPVMILNKIGIIPSQFTKNSFLRFFFKNEDLEKFNQLCKNYATTELKTIVRVKALKKINWHKQQAHRIIVVSASPENYIQPWCEALGIECIATKLLVTNLTVKGVIDGLNCNAEEKRRRIEAVINIADYEEIYGYGDTKGDKAMLSVCTKSYYQYF; this comes from the coding sequence ATGTCAACACTTGCGCTATTTGATTTTGATGGAACGATCACTAACAAGGATTCATTGCTGCATTTCACCGGGTATGCTAAAGGAAAGTCATCATTGTATGCAGGATTAGCACTGCTTTCGCCTGTAATGATACTTAATAAAATAGGAATCATACCATCCCAGTTTACTAAAAACAGCTTCCTTCGTTTTTTCTTTAAAAATGAAGATCTTGAAAAATTCAACCAGCTTTGTAAAAACTATGCTACAACAGAACTGAAAACGATTGTAAGAGTTAAAGCATTAAAAAAAATAAACTGGCACAAACAGCAGGCGCACAGAATAATTGTGGTTTCTGCATCACCCGAAAATTATATACAACCATGGTGCGAAGCATTGGGTATCGAATGTATAGCTACAAAACTGCTTGTAACAAACCTAACTGTCAAAGGAGTAATTGATGGTTTAAACTGTAATGCGGAAGAAAAAAGAAGAAGGATTGAAGCAGTGATTAACATTGCAGACTACGAAGAAATCTATGGCTATGGAGATACCAAAGGGGACAAAGCCATGCTTTCTGTTTGTACTAAATCATACTATCAATATTTTTAA
- a CDS encoding exonuclease domain-containing protein: MYAIVDIETTGSHPQGNGITEIAIVLHDGEQVEGRFSTLVNPGYQIPPYVVQLTGITNAMTATAPSFTEVAHKVYNLLNNRIFVAHNVNFDYSFIKYHLRSAGYDWTPRKLCTLKLSRKAFPGMVKYGLGHICRALDIVVENRHRAGGDADATAILFSKIIQKGGDKIIKEFLKKENREQILPPNLPAEQVNNLPYTPGVYYFHDAKDKVIYVGKAKVLKNRVVSHFTGLSTGKRRQEFLLNIHRVSFQETPTEFTAFILESIEIKRLWPKHNQSQKHFEHKYGIYAFDDSRGYKRLAIDKKRRHFEPLLSFNQFMDAHRMLWKIVREHELHPSLCFLDRTMISDDHFPEKELYNERVNNALQNIQSQLSTYAILEPAAFGKENVCVLVEKGMFYGMGTIPDNMNFTNIEKLKKKVIQYPENEAIRSMIRSYALKHPAKVYSMD; this comes from the coding sequence ATGTATGCAATTGTAGATATAGAAACCACAGGCAGTCATCCCCAGGGCAATGGCATTACTGAAATTGCTATTGTGCTGCATGATGGTGAGCAGGTAGAAGGGCGGTTTTCTACGTTGGTAAATCCGGGCTACCAGATACCTCCATATGTTGTGCAATTAACCGGCATTACCAATGCCATGACTGCAACAGCGCCTTCTTTTACGGAAGTAGCGCACAAAGTTTACAACCTGCTTAATAACCGCATTTTTGTAGCGCACAATGTAAACTTCGATTACTCCTTTATAAAATATCATCTGCGTAGCGCAGGCTACGATTGGACGCCAAGAAAGTTATGTACACTAAAGCTTAGCCGCAAAGCATTTCCCGGCATGGTTAAATATGGCTTGGGACATATTTGTCGTGCATTAGATATAGTTGTAGAAAACAGGCATAGAGCAGGTGGTGATGCAGATGCTACAGCAATTTTGTTTAGTAAAATAATACAGAAGGGTGGCGATAAAATCATCAAAGAATTTCTGAAGAAGGAAAACCGTGAACAAATATTACCGCCAAATCTCCCTGCAGAGCAAGTAAATAATTTGCCATATACGCCTGGTGTATATTATTTTCATGATGCAAAGGATAAAGTGATTTACGTAGGGAAAGCAAAAGTGCTAAAGAACCGTGTGGTGAGCCATTTTACAGGATTGAGTACGGGGAAAAGAAGACAAGAGTTTTTATTGAATATTCACCGTGTTTCTTTCCAGGAAACGCCAACAGAATTCACTGCTTTTATTTTAGAGAGCATTGAGATAAAAAGATTGTGGCCAAAACATAATCAAAGCCAGAAACACTTTGAACATAAGTATGGCATTTATGCTTTTGATGATTCAAGAGGTTATAAACGGTTGGCAATAGATAAAAAGCGCAGGCATTTTGAGCCGCTATTATCATTCAACCAATTTATGGATGCTCATAGAATGTTATGGAAGATTGTGAGGGAACATGAGTTGCACCCAAGCCTGTGCTTTTTAGACAGGACAATGATCAGTGATGATCATTTTCCGGAAAAGGAATTATATAATGAGAGAGTAAATAATGCATTGCAGAATATACAATCGCAATTAAGTACTTATGCAATACTTGAACCCGCAGCATTTGGAAAAGAAAATGTATGTGTATTGGTAGAAAAAGGCATGTTTTATGGTATGGGCACCATTCCTGACAACATGAATTTTACAAACATCGAAAAATTAAAGAAGAAGGTTATCCAATATCCGGAAAACGAAGCCATCCGTTCTATGATAAGAAGTTATGCTTTGAAACATCCTGCTAAAGTGTATTCGATGGATTGA
- a CDS encoding valine--tRNA ligase, which yields MELSKNYIPAETENKWYNHWLDKKYFNSTPDERDPYTIVIPPPNVTGVLHMGHCLNNTIQDILARYNRMNGKNVCWVPGTDHASIATEAKVVGMLRERGITKSSLSRDEFLGYAWEWKEKYGGIILQQMKKLGCSLDWDRVTFTMDDDYYKSVISVFVDLYNKGLIYRGKRMINWDTKALTALSDEEVIFRDTNSKLYHLRYKIEGSEDYITIATVRPETILGDTAICVNPNDERYKHLHGKFAFVPLINRRIPIIVDEYVTMEFGTGALKVTPAHDMNDYQLGLKHNLEVIDIMNDDGTFSEAAQILIGEDRFEARKKIIPLLEDTGAIVKIEDYPNQVGYSERTDSVVEPRLSLQWWVKMKPLAEPALKVVVDGEIKFHPAKFANTYRYWMENIKDWCISRQLWWGHRIPAWYDKDGNYVVAVNGEEALKQYKEKYPQADTTNLKLTQDEDCLDTWFSSWLWPFQVFKGYSNPGNKDVEYYYPTDTLVTAPEIIFFWVARMIMAGLEYKKEIPFKDVYFTGIVRDKLGRKMSKSLGNSPDLLGLIDQYGADAVRFGIMIASPAGNDLLFDESSLEQGRNFNNKVWNALKLVKMWEGRQANFNNETNENFAVNWFGQRLNEARTEVNNLIKQFRLSEALKIIYSLIWDDFCSWYLEWIKPGFEQPIDKVVYKKTVGYFEQLLQLLHPYMPFISEEIYHLLKEQQDDICVKQFNDITTLDKAILAEGEILKKVISAIRDARNKNQVKPKDTIKLYIQSDTVENYQPIEHILSKQVNAESMHYTKEAIANTIVVAVEKDKFFIESENELDALMLKEELLKDLIHQQNFLQSVLKKLSNERFVQNAKPEVVELERKKQADAEARIKTLKESLQNLN from the coding sequence ATGGAACTGAGCAAGAATTATATACCTGCAGAAACAGAAAATAAATGGTACAACCATTGGCTGGATAAAAAGTATTTCAACAGCACACCTGACGAAAGAGACCCATATACTATTGTAATACCACCGCCAAATGTTACCGGTGTGTTACACATGGGTCATTGTTTGAATAATACCATACAGGATATTCTTGCACGTTACAACCGCATGAATGGCAAAAATGTTTGCTGGGTTCCGGGAACAGACCATGCATCTATTGCTACAGAAGCAAAGGTGGTGGGCATGCTACGTGAAAGAGGCATTACAAAAAGCAGCTTATCGAGAGATGAGTTTTTAGGTTATGCCTGGGAATGGAAAGAAAAGTACGGCGGCATTATTTTGCAGCAAATGAAAAAGCTTGGCTGCAGTCTTGATTGGGATCGTGTTACTTTCACAATGGATGATGATTATTACAAATCTGTAATAAGTGTTTTTGTTGATCTATATAATAAAGGTTTGATCTATCGCGGTAAGCGCATGATCAACTGGGATACAAAAGCATTGACGGCTTTAAGTGATGAAGAAGTAATATTCAGGGATACAAATTCTAAACTCTATCATCTCCGCTATAAAATTGAAGGAAGCGAAGACTATATAACAATAGCAACCGTAAGACCTGAGACCATTTTAGGCGATACAGCTATCTGTGTTAATCCAAATGATGAACGCTATAAACATTTGCACGGTAAGTTTGCATTTGTGCCATTGATCAATCGCCGTATTCCTATTATAGTTGACGAGTATGTAACGATGGAATTTGGAACCGGTGCATTAAAGGTTACACCTGCACATGACATGAACGATTACCAGCTTGGTTTAAAACATAATCTTGAAGTAATTGACATCATGAATGATGATGGAACATTTAGCGAAGCTGCGCAAATACTAATTGGTGAAGACAGGTTTGAAGCAAGGAAAAAAATTATTCCATTACTTGAAGATACTGGTGCGATTGTAAAGATTGAAGATTATCCAAACCAGGTTGGTTACAGCGAAAGAACAGATTCAGTTGTAGAGCCAAGGTTAAGTTTGCAATGGTGGGTAAAAATGAAGCCACTTGCAGAACCTGCATTAAAAGTTGTAGTTGATGGCGAAATAAAATTTCATCCTGCTAAGTTTGCGAATACCTATCGTTACTGGATGGAAAATATTAAGGATTGGTGTATCAGCCGCCAGTTGTGGTGGGGGCATAGAATTCCGGCATGGTATGATAAGGATGGAAACTATGTTGTTGCTGTGAATGGAGAAGAGGCATTGAAACAATACAAAGAAAAATATCCGCAAGCTGATACAACAAATTTGAAATTGACACAAGATGAAGATTGTCTTGACACATGGTTCTCTTCCTGGCTATGGCCTTTTCAAGTATTTAAAGGGTATAGCAATCCCGGTAATAAAGATGTTGAATACTACTATCCTACTGATACATTAGTTACTGCCCCTGAAATTATTTTCTTTTGGGTGGCGAGAATGATTATGGCTGGTCTTGAATACAAAAAAGAAATTCCTTTTAAAGATGTTTATTTCACTGGCATTGTAAGAGATAAGCTTGGCCGCAAAATGAGTAAGAGCCTGGGAAATAGCCCGGACCTGCTTGGATTGATCGACCAATATGGCGCAGATGCAGTAAGGTTTGGGATTATGATCGCATCGCCTGCTGGTAATGATCTGTTGTTTGATGAATCTTCTTTAGAGCAGGGCCGCAACTTCAATAACAAAGTATGGAATGCGTTGAAGCTGGTAAAAATGTGGGAAGGAAGACAAGCGAATTTCAATAATGAAACCAACGAAAATTTTGCGGTTAACTGGTTCGGACAAAGATTAAATGAAGCAAGAACAGAAGTAAATAATTTAATCAAACAATTCCGTTTAAGTGAAGCTTTGAAAATTATTTACTCTTTGATCTGGGATGATTTCTGTAGCTGGTATCTCGAATGGATTAAGCCAGGCTTTGAACAACCAATTGATAAAGTGGTTTACAAAAAAACCGTTGGTTATTTCGAGCAACTTTTGCAGTTGCTACATCCTTACATGCCATTTATTTCTGAAGAAATATATCATTTGCTTAAGGAACAACAAGATGACATTTGCGTAAAACAGTTTAATGATATAACTACCCTAGATAAAGCAATTTTAGCAGAAGGTGAAATTCTGAAAAAAGTTATTTCTGCTATTCGTGATGCAAGAAATAAAAATCAGGTTAAACCAAAAGACACAATTAAGCTCTATATACAAAGTGATACTGTTGAAAATTATCAGCCAATAGAACACATCCTTTCTAAACAGGTAAATGCAGAAAGTATGCATTACACTAAAGAAGCAATAGCAAATACAATTGTAGTTGCTGTAGAAAAAGATAAATTTTTTATTGAAAGCGAAAATGAACTTGACGCTTTAATGTTAAAAGAAGAGCTATTAAAAGATCTTATACACCAGCAAAATTTTCTCCAATCAGTTCTTAAAAAACTCAGTAATGAGCGTTTTGTTCAAAATGCAAAACCAGAAGTGGTTGAACTTGAAAGAAAGAAACAGGCCGATGCTGAAGCCAGAATAAAGACGCTTAAAGAAAGCCTTCAGAATCTTAATTAA
- a CDS encoding phosphatase PAP2 family protein: MKQIKNLITCILLFTGCFFISANAQNWDINTLKSINPENPNSVIMKGFTRSVYPVAIVSPAALLATGFIKKDKNLQNKGWEMVGSIVINTVITQGMKYAINRDRPYEKYPTEVFPYEPDNDPSFPSGHTSTAFATATTLTLEFKKWYVAIPAYAWAAGVGYSRLYLGEHYPTDVIAGAAVGAGSALVSHWLSKKIFKQ; the protein is encoded by the coding sequence ATGAAGCAAATCAAAAATCTTATCACCTGCATCCTGCTTTTTACAGGATGCTTTTTTATTTCAGCCAATGCTCAGAATTGGGATATTAATACATTGAAAAGTATCAATCCGGAAAATCCCAACTCTGTTATCATGAAAGGCTTCACCCGGTCTGTATATCCTGTAGCCATTGTATCTCCGGCTGCTCTGCTTGCGACCGGATTTATAAAGAAAGACAAGAACCTGCAAAATAAGGGTTGGGAAATGGTAGGTTCCATCGTTATTAATACTGTCATCACACAAGGCATGAAATACGCCATTAACAGAGATCGTCCGTACGAAAAATATCCAACAGAGGTATTTCCGTACGAGCCAGATAACGATCCTTCCTTTCCATCGGGCCATACTTCCACAGCTTTTGCAACTGCCACCACACTTACACTGGAATTTAAAAAATGGTATGTGGCTATACCTGCTTATGCATGGGCCGCCGGCGTGGGTTATTCAAGATTGTATTTGGGAGAACACTACCCAACCGATGTAATTGCGGGTGCTGCTGTGGGTGCAGGAAGTGCTTTGGTAAGTCATTGGCTTAGTAAGAAAATATTCAAGCAATAA
- a CDS encoding GNAT family N-acetyltransferase gives MSFENLTIVKAFERDIPLIQQLTYAVWPQTYKTILTQEQIEYMLNMMYSTSALSKQINEGHQFIFVQEENKSVAFASYGYYKPSIYKLHKIYALPDQQGKGIGRFIVNYVLSQIKPLGARGLQLNVNRYNKAKGFYEKLGFKVIAEEDIDIGNGYLMNDYVMEMKL, from the coding sequence ATGTCGTTTGAAAATCTTACTATAGTTAAAGCGTTTGAAAGAGATATTCCATTAATACAGCAACTTACTTATGCTGTATGGCCACAGACCTATAAAACAATTCTTACACAAGAACAGATAGAGTATATGCTGAATATGATGTACAGCACATCAGCATTAAGTAAACAAATAAATGAAGGCCATCAATTCATTTTTGTACAGGAAGAAAATAAGTCTGTAGCTTTTGCATCTTATGGTTATTACAAGCCTTCTATTTATAAGCTCCATAAGATTTATGCATTGCCAGATCAGCAAGGAAAAGGTATAGGGAGATTTATTGTCAATTATGTCTTAAGTCAAATAAAACCATTAGGTGCCAGGGGTTTACAGCTTAATGTAAACCGCTACAACAAAGCAAAAGGGTTTTATGAAAAATTAGGCTTTAAAGTAATTGCTGAAGAGGACATTGATATCGGTAATGGATATTTAATGAATGATTATGTGATGGAGATGAAATTGTAG